One window of Epinephelus fuscoguttatus linkage group LG9, E.fuscoguttatus.final_Chr_v1 genomic DNA carries:
- the LOC125894758 gene encoding uncharacterized protein LOC125894758 — protein MTFNFLPERRSNQVLKSVWEMGSWCWPGSVKEGVVPASRGWLRRFLFLKLVMVLLFPHAAGLPLLVGCVLSLRALLLLCSPHISTKPSTVLLGRLALADSLLLLRWMLQLGAWWMEEEEEEVGFETEMGHMREGSSFWWREAVSVLCQQLLDAHHLASLLLLGLLGLEATLVSRWPQQTRRFRTSYWAQLSCSLVWIIVLLELFFSLHSKLLKDSRPQTYSPTLQNPQSSSLGLEPLLSLSAFSSCLRRSLWLVNLWLHYAVLYSKPQRRKSSFH, from the exons ATGACGTTCAACTTCCTGCCAGAACGCAG ATCAAACCAAGTTTTGAAGTCAGTCTGGGAGATGGGCTCTTGGTGCTGGCCTGGCTCAGTCAAAGAAGGAGTTGTCCCAGCGTCCAGAGGGTGGCTGCGAAGGTTCTTATTTTTGAAGCTGGTGATGGTTCTGCTGTTCCCCCACGCTGCAGGCCTCCCCCTACTGGTGGGCTGTGTGCTCAGCCTGCGGGCCCTGTTACTGCTCTGCTCCCCTCACATCTCCACTAAGCCCTCCACTGTGCTGCTGGGCCGGCTGGCTCTCGCAGACAGTCTCCTGCTGCTGCGCTGGATGCTTCAGCTGGGAGCCTGgtggatggaggaagaggaggaggaggtgggttTTGAGACTGAGATGGGCCACATGAGGGAGGGGAGTTCCTTTTGGTGGAGGGAGGCTGTGAGTGTGCTCTGTCAGCAGCTGCTTGATGCTCACCACCTGgcctctctgctcctgctggGGCTGCTGGGACTGGAGGCCACGCTGGTGTCTCGCTGGCCTCAGCAGACTCGCAGATTCAGGACTTCTTACTGGGCTCAGCTCAGCTGCAGCCTGGTCTGGATAATTGTGCTGCTAGAACTGTTCTTCTCACTTcactcaaaacttttaaaagacTCCAGGCCTCAGACTTATTCACCAACGCTACAAAATCCCCAGAGTTCCTCTCTGGGCCTGGAGCCTCTTCTCTCCCTTTCAGCTTTCTCCTCCTGCCTGAGGAGGTCATTATGGCTGGTAAATTTATGGCTGCATTATGCTGTCCTCTACAGCAAACCACAGAGGAGAAAAAGCTCCTTTCACTGA
- the cysltr1 gene encoding cysteinyl leukotriene receptor 1, whose translation MEPNLTDSVESNSTICQSIDDFRNQVYSTSYSLITVLGLVGNGFALLVLIRTHRQSSPFHVYMLNLAVSDLLCVMTLPLRVYYYVNKGEWKLGDFLCRISSYALYVNLYCSIYFMAAMSVTRFLAIVFPVQNMRLMTENRARLVCVGVWVLICLSSSPFLMGGQDFDDKTNKTKCFEPPDEKKDMQKLVVLNYLSLVMGFSLPFLVILICYAGIVRALLSRTNAARRQRDTGTKAIRMIVIVLLTFLISFMPYHVQRTIHLNFLSRQDTTCSERIAMQKSVVVTLCLAAANSCFDPLLYFFSGEGFRSRLTSLRQSVRASTVHHVARIKPVTDSEPGENHQLKAS comes from the coding sequence ATGGAGCCAAATCTAACAGACAGTGTAGAGAGCAACTCTACCATCTGTCAATCCATTGATGACTTCCGTAATCAGGTTTACTCCACATCCTACTCCCTCATCACTGTGTTGGGCCTGGTAGGGAACGGCTTTGCCCTGTTGGTGCTGATCAGAACGCACCGCCAGAGCTCACCTTTTCATGTCTACATGCTGAACTTGGCTGTGTCTGACCTGCTGTGTGTCATGACCCTGCCGCTGAGAGTTTACTACTATGTCAACAAGGGTGAATGGAAGCTGGGGGATTTCCTGTGTCGCATCAGTTCCTACGCCCTCTATGTAAACCTCTACTGCAGTATCTACTTCATGGCCGCCATGTCCGTCACACGGTTCTTGGCCATTGTGTTCCCTGTGCAGAACATGCGGCTGATGACAGAGAATCGTGCCCgtctggtgtgtgtgggtgtctgggTGTTAATCTGTCTCTCATCCTCACCCTTCCTGATGGGTGGCCAGGATTTTGatgacaaaacaaataaaaccaagTGCTTTGAGCCCCCAGACGAAAAAAAAGATATGCAGAAACTAGTTGTGCTGAACTATTTGTCTCTAGTGATGGGCTTTTCCCTGCCTTTCCTGGTTATCCTGATCTGCTATGCTGGCATAGTCCGCGCCCTGCTGTCCCGCACCAATGCTGCCCGACGCCAGCGAGACACAGGCACCAAAGCCATCCGAATGATTGTCATTGTCCTGCTGACCTTCCTAATCAGCTTCATGCCATACCACGTGCAGCGAACCATCCACCTGAACTTCCTGTCTCGGCAAGACACCACCTGCTCAGAGCGGATTGCTATGCAGAAGTCTGTTGTGGTAACACTGTGCCTGGCTGCTGCCAATTCATGCTTTGATCCActgctttattttttctctggAGAGGGTTTCCGCAGTCGCTTGACCTCCTTGCGCCAGTCAGTGAGGGCCAGCACTGTGCACCATGTAGCCAGGATAAAGCCTGTTACAGACTCAGAGCCTGGGGAAAACCACCAGCTGAAGGCCAGTTAG